From a single Candoia aspera isolate rCanAsp1 chromosome 2, rCanAsp1.hap2, whole genome shotgun sequence genomic region:
- the ZNF532 gene encoding zinc finger protein 532 — MGDMKTPDFDDLLAAFDIPDMVDPKAAIESGHDDHDSHIKQNVHPDDDSHAPSSSDVGVSVIVKNVRTIDSSEGVEKDSHHSTGNGLHNGFLTVSALEGYNKEEDKSLKDEGSVSENTLKESAFNQFSPISSAEEFDDDEKIEVDDPPDKEDLRGNFRTNVLTRSVSQQDYEKLKVLGGENLIKHGVAGSGNSDKTKVAKRDSETNPSPLGLYEPFKARKIDEKLLKENSEKLLENRVADGKINTEKGVANLTSHSQAKAKSSAKLSSCIAAIAALSAKKAATDSGKDQQSSSREPSPLHKETNESPRTTDKSPEPQSLIDCAKKPSVKQPDSPRSISSENSSKGSPPSPAGSTPAIPKVRIKTIKTSSGEIKRTVTRVLPEVDLDSARKPEPTASVVASVTSLLSSPTSAAVLSSPPRAALQSTVVTNAVASAELTPKQVTIKPVATAFLPVSAVKTAGSQVINLKLANNTTVKATVISAASVQSASSAIIKAANAIQQQTVVVPASSLASAKLVPKTVHLANLNLLPQSAQTTSELRQVLTKPQQQIKQAIISAAASQPSKKVSRVQVVSSLQSSVVEAFNKVLSSVNPVPVYIPNLSPPVNAGITLPTRGYKCLECGDSFALEKSLTQHYDRRSVRIEVTCNHCTKNLVFYNKCSLLSHARGHKEKGVVMQCSHLILKPVPADQMIASPTGNSSVTSSILQNPTGVGTHTITKIQSGITGTVISAPASTPVPPAMPLDEDSSKLCRHSLKCLECNEVLQDETSLATHFQQAADSSGQKTCGICQMLLPNLCSFASHQRIHQHKSPYTCPECGAICRSVHFQTHVTKNCLHYTRRVGFRCVHCNVVYSDVAALKSHIQGSHCEVFYKCPICPMAFKSAPSTHSHAYTQHPGIKIGEPKIIYKCSMCDTVFTLQPLLYRHFDQHIENQKVSVFKCPDCSLLYAQKQLMMDHIKSMHGTLKSVEGPPNLGINLPLSTKPTIQNSVSHNKEDSKSINGTEKAEKNSPSSVKKAEPKKVSNPGWTCWECDRLFTQRDVYISHMRKEHGKQMKKHPCRQCDKSFSSSHSLCRHNRIKHKGIRKVYTCSHCPDSRRTFTKRLMLEKHIQLMHGIKEPDVKEMAESTNMGESTVKEDTKVPSPKRKLEEPVLEFRPPRGAITQPLKKLKINVFKVHKCAVCGFTTENLLQFHEHIPQHKSDGSSYQCRECGLCYTSHVSLSRHLFIVHKLKEPQPVSKQNGSGEDSQQENKPSREEESTDRSTSDRKCKVCAKTFETEAALNTHMRTHGMAFIKSKRMSSAEK; from the exons ATGGGAGATATGAAGACTCCAGACTTTGATGACCTGCTTGCAGCTTTTGACATACCAGATATGGTTGACCCAAAAGCTGCTATTGAGTCTGGGCATGATGATCATGATAGCCACATAAAGCAAAACGTCCATCCTGATGATGATTCCCATGCACCATCATCATCTGACGTTGGTGTAAGTGTCATTGTGAAAAATGTGCGGACAATTGACTCCTCTGAAGGAGTGGAGAAAGACAGCCACCATTCCACGGGCAATGGGTTGCACAATGGTTTCTTAACAGTGTCAGCTCTAGAAGGTTATAATAAAGAGGAAGACAAATCACTCAAAGATGAgggctcagtctcagaaaatacACTGAAAGAGTCTGCCTTTAACCAATTTAGTCCTATCTCAAGTGCTGAAGAGTTCGATGATGATGAAAAAATTGAGGTTGATGATCCCCCAGATAAAGAAGATCTGCGTGGAAACTTCAGAACAAATGTATTAACAAGGTCTGTATCCCAACAGGACTATGAGAAGTTAAAAGTACTTGGAGGAGAAAACTTGATTAAACACGGAGTCGCAGGTTCAGGTAATTCTGATAAAACCAAGGTTGCTAAAAGAGACTCAGAAACCAACCCATCGCCTTTAGGTCTATATGAACCCTTTAAAGCTAGAAAGATAGATGAGAAGCTGCTTAAGGAAAATTCCGAAAAACTACTTGAAAACAGAGTAGCTGATGGGAAAATAAATACAGAGAAAGGAGTAGCAAACCTTACCAGTCATTCACAGGCTAAAGCAAAATCATCAGCAAAACTCTCTTCCTGTATTGCTGCCATTGCAGCTCTTAGTGCTAAGAAAGCAGCAACGGACAGCGGAAAAGACCAGCAGTCCAGTTCAAGGGAGCCTTCTCCCTTGCACAAGGAGACCAATGAAAGCCCCCGCACCACTGACAAATCCCCTGAACCCCAGAGTCTTATTGACTGTGCAAAGAAGCCCTCTGTCAAACAGCCTGATAGTCCCAGGAGCATATCAAGTGAGAACAGCAGCAAAGGTTCTCCACCATCCCCTGCAGGCTCAACACCAGCAATTCCAAAGGTGCGCATCAAAACCATCAAGACGTCCTCAGGGGAAATCAAGAGAACGGTGACACGTGTGTTGCCTGAGGTCGATTTGGACAGTGCTAGGAAACCGGAGCCAACAGCCTCCGTGGTGGCTTCTGTGACATCACTGCTATCTTCCCCAACTTCTGCTGCAGTTCTTTCTTCTCCGCCTAGGGCAGCTCTACAATCAACGGTTGTCACCAATGCTGTGGCTTCTGCAGAACTCACTCCCAAACAAGTCACTATTAAGCCTGTTGCAACTGCTTTTCTTCCTGTATCGGCTGTGAAGACGGCAGGATCGCAGGTGATCAATCTGAAACTTGCAAACAACACTACGGTGAAAGCCACCGTCATATCTGCTGCTTCGGTGCAAAGTGCCAGCAGTGCCATCATCAAAGCTGCCAACGCTATACAGCAGCAAACGGTGGTGGTGCCCGCCTCAAGCCTTGCCAGTGCAAAACTTGTGCCAAAGACAGTCCATCTTGCCAACCTTAATCTACTGCCTCAAAGTGCTCAGACCACCTCTGAACTCCGCCAAGTGCTCACTAAACCTCAGCAACAGATCAAGCAGGCAATAATTTCTGCAGCAGCTTCCCAGCCTTCGAAAAAAGTGTCTCGGGTTCAGGTGGTGTCCTCTTTGCAGAGCTCTGTCGTCGAAGCTTTCAACAAGGTGCTCAGCAGTGTTAACCCCGTCCCAGTTTACATCCCAAATCTCAGTCCTCCTGTAAACGCAGGCATCACTTTACCCACGCGTGGTTATAAATGCTTGGAATGTGGTGACTCATTTGCCCTTGAAAAGAGTCTGACGCAACACTACGATAGGAGGAGTGTGCGGATCGAAGTCACATGCAACCACTGCACGAAAAACCTTGTTTTCTATAACAAATGCAGCCTTCTTTCTCATGCTCGTGGTCATAAAGAGAAAGGGGTGGTAATGCAGTGTTCTCATTTGATTCTGAAACCAGTTCCAGCAGATCAGATGATAGCTTCTCCCACAGGCAATAGTTCCGTTACGTCCTCCATTCTTCAAAATCCCACCGGAGTGGGCACCCATACAATCACAAAGATACAGTCGGGCATAACTGGGACAGTCATATCAGCGCCTGCAAGTACTCCTGTTCCGCCAGCCATGCCGCTAGACGAAGACTCCTCGAAGCTGTGCAGGCATAGTCTGAAGTGTTTGGAATGTAATGAGGTTTTGCAAGATGAAACATCCCTAGCCACACACTTCCAGCAGGCTGCAGACTCAAGTGGACAA AAGACCTGCGGTATCTGCCAGATGTTGCTTCCAAATTTGTGCAGTTTTGCATCACATCAGAGGATTCATCAGCATAAATCTCCATATACATGCCCTGAATGTGGAGCCATTTGCAGATCAGTCCACTTCCAAACTCATGTCACAAAGAACTGCCTGCATTATACAAGAAGAGTCGGATTCCG CTGTGTCCACTGCAATGTGGTATATTCCGATGTGGCTGCGCTCAAGTCCCATATTCAAGGTTCTCATTGTGAAGTCTTCTACAAGTGTCCTATTTGCCCAATGGCATTCAAATCGGCACCCAGCACACATTCCCATGCCTATACACAACATCCTGGAATCAAGATAGGAGAGCCTAA AATAATATACAAATGTTCCATGTGCGACACAGTGTTTACCCTGCAGCCATTGCTGTATCGTCACTTTGACCAGCACATTGAAAACCAGAAAGTATCTGTCTTCAAGTGtccagactgctcacttttgTATGCACAGAAGCAACTCATGATGGATCATATCAAG TCTATGCATGGAACATTGAAAAGTGTTGAAGGACCACCAAATCTCGGTATCAATTTGCCTCTAAGTACAAAGCCTACCATCCAGAACTCAGTCAGTCACAATAAAGAAGACTCAAAATCCATCAATGGGacagaaaaggcagagaagaatTCCCCCTCCTCTGTGAAGAAAGCAGAGCCCAAAAAAGTATCTAATCCTGGCTGGACATGTTGGGAATGTGATCGGCTGTTTACTCAGAGAGATGTTTACATATCCCACATGAGGAAAGAGCATGGAAAA CAAATGAAGAAACATCCTTGTCGACAATGTGACAAATCATTCAGTTCATCACACAGTCTTTGCCGTCACAATCGTATCAAGCACAAAGGCATCAGGAAAGTTTACACCTGCTC GCACTGCCCAGATTCCAGAAGAACTTTTACTAAACGATTAATGCTAGAAAAACATATTCAGCTGATGCATGGCATTAAAGAACCTGATGTGAAAGAAATGGCAGAATCAACTAACATGGGAGAAAGTACAGTCAAGGAAGACACGAAG GTTCCCAGTCCAAAGCGTAAATTAGAGGAGCCAGTCCTGGAATTCAGGCCCCCTCGAGGGGCCATCACTCAGCCGCTGAAGAAGTTGAAAATCAATGTTTTTAAAGTTCACAAATGCGCCGTCTGTGGCTTCACAACAGAGAACCTGCTTCAGTTCCACGAACATATTCCCCAGCACAAATCTGATGGCTCCTCCTATCAATGCAGGGAATGCGGTCTTTGTTATACATCCCATGTCTCTTTGTCTAGGCATCTCTTCATTGTACATAAGCTGAAGGAACCTCAGCCCGTTTCAAAACAGAATGGCTCTGGAGAAGACAGTCAGCAGGAGAACAAGCCCAGCCGTGAGGAGGAATCAACTGATCGATCCACATCCGACAGGAAATGCAAAGTGTGCGCAAAGACCTTTGAAACTGAAGCTGCCTTAAACACCCACATGAGGACACATGGGATGGCCTTTATTAAATCTAAACGAATGAGTTCAGCTGAAAAATGA